A single region of the Arthrobacter sp. V1I7 genome encodes:
- a CDS encoding response regulator transcription factor, giving the protein MIRILIAEDEERISRFIEKGLRAAGYAPTVVADGVKAVDYASSGDFDLLLLDVGLPRLDGFTVLATLRQAHVAIPVIFLTARTSAADTVAALEGGADDYMVKPFRFEELVARIRARLRPGENGDPPAGNVLRYGALELNLHSRTVSIGDKTVELSAREFALVEMFLLHPGQVLSRQQLLSRVWGYDFDGTSNVVDVYVRQLRMKLGADHIVTTRGAGYRLG; this is encoded by the coding sequence GTGATCCGCATACTGATTGCCGAAGACGAAGAGCGTATCTCCCGGTTCATCGAAAAGGGATTGCGAGCGGCCGGCTATGCCCCGACGGTCGTCGCGGATGGCGTTAAAGCCGTGGACTACGCGTCCAGCGGCGACTTCGATCTCCTGCTCCTCGACGTCGGGCTCCCCCGTCTGGACGGCTTCACGGTCCTGGCTACGCTGCGCCAGGCGCACGTGGCGATCCCGGTCATTTTCCTGACAGCCCGGACCTCGGCCGCGGACACCGTGGCGGCGCTGGAAGGCGGCGCGGACGACTACATGGTCAAGCCGTTCCGCTTCGAGGAACTCGTGGCCCGGATCCGGGCCCGGCTTCGCCCAGGGGAGAACGGCGATCCGCCGGCGGGCAACGTCCTCCGCTACGGCGCACTGGAACTGAACCTGCACAGCCGCACGGTGAGCATCGGGGACAAAACCGTGGAACTCTCAGCCCGCGAATTCGCGCTGGTCGAGATGTTCCTGCTCCACCCGGGGCAGGTCCTGAGCCGGCAACAGCTCCTCAGCCGGGTGTGGGGCTACGACTTTGACGGCACATCCAACGTCGTGGATGTGTATGTGCGCCAACTGCGGATGAAGCTTGGCGCAGACCACATCGTCACCACCCGCGGCGCCGGATACCGCCTGGGCTAG
- a CDS encoding SDR family oxidoreductase: MEDTTSFLPATAIVTGSDSGIGRATAVALAKSGLDVGVTWHSDQQGAEDTADEVRGVGRQAVVRRLDTTDVRGAAATIDALADELGGVDVFVNNAGTGDGVNFLDLDLETWMRTLDTNLNGAFICLQAAARRMVKQGRGGRIIAVTSVHEFQPRVGSAAYDASKHGLGGLIKTMALELAEYGITANNVAPGEIATPMTGQTDQDPTRTDRPGVPLGRPGDAREVAAVIEFLASPASSYVTGASWAVDGGMLQMGPQAGSHITGHDWRKG, translated from the coding sequence ATGGAAGACACCACCAGCTTCCTGCCCGCAACGGCGATTGTCACCGGTTCGGATTCCGGCATAGGCCGCGCCACGGCGGTGGCGCTGGCCAAGTCCGGTCTGGACGTCGGAGTGACCTGGCATTCCGATCAGCAGGGCGCGGAAGACACAGCGGACGAGGTCCGCGGAGTGGGTCGTCAGGCCGTGGTGCGGCGCCTGGACACCACCGATGTCCGCGGAGCCGCGGCCACCATCGACGCGCTCGCGGACGAACTGGGTGGAGTGGACGTCTTCGTGAACAACGCCGGCACCGGCGACGGCGTGAACTTCCTGGATCTCGACCTTGAGACCTGGATGCGGACCCTCGATACCAACCTCAACGGCGCCTTCATCTGCCTGCAGGCCGCGGCCCGGCGCATGGTCAAGCAGGGCCGGGGCGGACGGATCATTGCCGTCACCAGCGTCCATGAGTTCCAGCCGCGGGTCGGTTCCGCGGCCTATGACGCGTCCAAGCACGGCCTGGGCGGGCTGATCAAAACCATGGCCCTGGAGCTCGCGGAGTACGGCATTACCGCCAACAACGTGGCCCCCGGCGAGATCGCCACCCCCATGACCGGGCAGACGGACCAGGATCCGACGCGGACCGATCGGCCGGGCGTCCCCCTGGGAAGGCCGGGAGACGCCCGGGAGGTCGCCGCCGTCATCGAGTTCCTTGCCTCTCCCGCCTCCAGCTATGTCACAGGTGCTTCGTGGGCCGTAGACGGCGGAATGTTGCAGATGGGCCCGCAGGCCGGTTCGCACATCACCGGACACGATTGGCGGAAGGGTTAG
- a CDS encoding glycoside hydrolase family 16 protein, which translates to MVVCAFPTFRRGSFRGRWGAIGQHKFTSGLRVSEVQTEQRLYTPHYGLVEARIAAIADPACMVALWMIGFEDVPERSAEICVFEIFGSDVSSDTAISGMGIHPFADPFLRDEFLRIRLDADVTEFHTYSADWTPEGVSFYFDDQFVARVEQSPNYPMQLMLNVYEFEGKSTFPYPKEFFVDWVRGYRRPDSDEAHWI; encoded by the coding sequence ATGGTGGTTTGCGCGTTTCCAACTTTCAGACGGGGGTCTTTTCGGGGCCGCTGGGGAGCTATAGGCCAGCACAAGTTCACGTCCGGTCTCAGGGTCTCCGAGGTCCAGACTGAACAGCGTCTCTACACCCCTCACTACGGACTCGTAGAGGCCCGCATTGCTGCCATTGCTGACCCCGCTTGTATGGTGGCTCTGTGGATGATCGGCTTTGAAGACGTGCCAGAACGCTCGGCAGAAATATGCGTCTTTGAGATATTCGGCTCGGATGTCAGCTCTGACACTGCGATAAGCGGAATGGGGATACATCCGTTCGCCGACCCCTTTCTGCGCGACGAGTTCCTGAGAATCCGGCTGGATGCGGATGTAACCGAGTTTCACACCTATAGTGCGGACTGGACTCCGGAAGGTGTCAGCTTTTACTTCGACGACCAGTTCGTCGCCAGGGTCGAACAGTCCCCAAATTACCCGATGCAGCTCATGCTCAATGTCTACGAGTTCGAAGGGAAATCCACCTTCCCGTACCCCAAAGAGTTCTTTGTCGACTGGGTTCGCGGTTACCGACGGCCAGACTCAGACGAGGCCCACTGGATATGA
- a CDS encoding alpha/beta fold hydrolase — MTLFPAGQDMTATTPTSPTSKGPARPPGPDPSQKGHLGWLVAGSLVTGVLAAILLAGAPIVPATESGVTGAILLGLALGWALVAVLSVRFTDQPQRWALAPALFMGLGGFLLVAFGSPMQEALTWVWPAALLVLVVWMVVRAHRQLHSRSGRVLLYPVIAMLVLSSLGAGFETLRGAADAAASPVQGQLIDVGGHRLYLNCTGSGSPTVVLEPGAGLMSSDLGWIAPAVAPDTRVCVYDRAGHGWSDPANTVQDGAQIATDLHTLLQRGNVPGPYVLAGHSFGGLYALAFAASYPEDLAGLVLVDSTAPAAHPESAQLTDTDSDDTASRVSALVAGASRLGVGRLLGVTPGDLRSTIDEYIQAGSSSQQAAALRSSSDKPLVVLTAGSGSQPGWDDSQEALAALSTNSLHRVIDGATHASLITNQEDAAATARGILDVVSAVRAASPLIP; from the coding sequence ATGACACTCTTTCCGGCGGGGCAGGACATGACGGCTACCACTCCCACGAGCCCCACATCCAAGGGCCCGGCCCGTCCGCCCGGCCCTGATCCCTCGCAAAAGGGACACCTCGGTTGGCTGGTGGCCGGCTCGTTGGTTACCGGGGTCCTCGCTGCAATTCTGCTGGCCGGCGCCCCGATCGTTCCTGCAACTGAAAGCGGCGTGACCGGTGCCATCCTGTTGGGGCTTGCGCTGGGATGGGCCCTGGTGGCTGTGTTGTCGGTGAGGTTCACGGATCAACCACAGAGGTGGGCCCTGGCTCCAGCGCTTTTCATGGGCCTGGGCGGTTTCCTTCTGGTGGCGTTCGGCTCCCCAATGCAGGAGGCGCTCACCTGGGTGTGGCCCGCCGCCTTGCTGGTGTTAGTGGTTTGGATGGTCGTCAGGGCTCATCGCCAGCTTCATAGCCGGAGCGGGCGCGTGCTGCTCTACCCAGTGATCGCGATGCTGGTTCTGTCGTCATTGGGCGCCGGTTTCGAAACCCTCCGCGGAGCGGCGGACGCAGCGGCCTCCCCAGTGCAGGGCCAGTTGATCGACGTCGGCGGACACCGCCTGTACCTGAACTGCACCGGATCAGGCAGTCCAACCGTCGTGCTCGAACCGGGCGCGGGCCTGATGTCGTCTGACCTCGGATGGATAGCGCCGGCCGTGGCCCCTGACACGCGGGTTTGCGTCTACGACCGGGCAGGTCATGGGTGGAGCGATCCGGCGAACACCGTGCAGGACGGCGCGCAGATCGCGACCGACCTCCACACCCTGCTGCAGCGCGGAAACGTTCCGGGACCTTATGTGCTGGCGGGACATTCGTTCGGCGGCCTCTACGCACTCGCTTTCGCTGCCAGCTATCCCGAAGACCTAGCCGGCTTGGTTTTGGTGGACTCGACCGCCCCGGCAGCGCACCCGGAATCAGCACAGCTCACTGACACGGACTCCGATGACACGGCGAGCCGTGTTTCCGCACTGGTCGCAGGTGCATCTCGACTAGGTGTCGGCCGGCTGCTCGGTGTGACACCCGGCGACCTCCGGAGCACGATAGACGAGTACATCCAAGCGGGCTCCTCGTCGCAGCAAGCCGCCGCTCTAAGGAGCTCCAGCGACAAGCCACTGGTCGTCCTGACGGCAGGCAGTGGGAGCCAGCCCGGCTGGGACGATTCGCAGGAAGCCCTTGCCGCACTCTCGACCAACAGCCTGCACCGCGTCATCGACGGGGCGACGCATGCGTCATTAATCACCAATCAAGAGGACGCGGCCGCGACCGCTCGGGGGATCCTCGACGTCGTCTCCGCCGTGCGGGCCGCAAGCCCGCTCATCCCGTAG
- a CDS encoding GlxA family transcriptional regulator — MHRVVALALPDVVAFDLAIPAQVFGHEDERGRYSFRVCAAQPGLVPTTSGYSIHALDGLDALLSADTVVVPGYAPLNDPPAEVCEALRQAAANGARVVSVCTGAFALAAAGLLDGKRATTHWRNAERLQTLYPGVAVDADVLYIDQGRVSTSAGVAAGIDLCLHLVRKDYGTEAANSIARRMVAAPHREGGQVQFMERAVAAPLALFADTCAWARQNLAEPLTVIEMAAHAGWAPRSFTRKFTAEAGMTPLRWLNDQRIAEACRLLETTDLTVQAVASRTGLGTTANFRLHFTRKLNTTPSSYRRLYQGRNRQAAPA, encoded by the coding sequence ATGCACCGAGTCGTCGCGCTGGCACTACCGGATGTGGTCGCTTTCGACCTTGCCATTCCAGCGCAGGTTTTCGGCCACGAGGATGAACGGGGACGGTACTCCTTCCGGGTCTGCGCAGCCCAGCCTGGCCTGGTGCCGACGACCTCCGGGTATTCCATCCACGCCCTCGATGGCCTGGACGCCCTTCTGTCCGCGGATACTGTCGTGGTGCCCGGCTACGCACCGCTCAACGATCCGCCCGCCGAGGTCTGCGAGGCTCTGCGTCAGGCAGCGGCCAACGGAGCCCGCGTGGTGTCGGTGTGCACAGGCGCCTTCGCTCTCGCTGCTGCAGGTCTCTTGGACGGCAAGCGGGCAACCACCCATTGGAGAAACGCCGAACGCCTTCAAACCCTGTACCCGGGCGTCGCCGTCGACGCAGACGTCCTGTACATAGACCAAGGCCGCGTCAGCACCAGCGCCGGGGTCGCGGCAGGCATAGACCTATGTCTGCACCTGGTCCGCAAGGACTATGGAACCGAGGCAGCTAACAGCATTGCACGACGGATGGTAGCGGCCCCGCACCGGGAAGGGGGCCAAGTCCAGTTCATGGAACGTGCGGTCGCCGCACCCTTGGCCCTCTTCGCCGACACCTGCGCCTGGGCCAGGCAGAACCTGGCTGAACCGCTCACAGTGATCGAGATGGCCGCCCACGCCGGCTGGGCACCCAGGAGCTTCACTCGGAAATTTACGGCCGAAGCAGGAATGACACCTTTGAGGTGGCTGAACGATCAACGCATAGCCGAAGCATGCCGGCTCCTGGAAACCACTGACCTGACGGTGCAGGCGGTTGCCTCCAGGACCGGTCTGGGAACGACAGCAAATTTCCGGCTCCACTTCACCCGCAAACTCAACACCACACCCTCAAGCTACCGCCGCCTCTACCAAGGCAGGAACCGGCAAGCCGCGCCAGCCTAG
- a CDS encoding 5-deoxy-glucuronate isomerase, with amino-acid sequence MELRGAGNCSRQVHNFGTPAALEADRFIVCEVLTPAGNWSSYPPHKHDEEKDGETSLEEIYYFETRIAPGTPVGTVGDAIGYQRVYASDERPIDVAAEVRSGDVVLVPYGWHGPGPVRDWLISDDPHHGWIRQTWAGQDVDPASPSAIDLGWQRGDQHARRIWARPWWSG; translated from the coding sequence GTGGAGCTCCGCGGCGCAGGCAACTGCTCACGCCAGGTCCACAACTTCGGCACCCCGGCAGCCCTCGAAGCCGACCGCTTCATCGTTTGCGAGGTCCTTACACCGGCGGGGAACTGGTCGTCCTATCCGCCGCACAAGCACGACGAGGAAAAGGACGGCGAAACCAGCCTCGAAGAGATCTACTACTTCGAAACCCGTATTGCCCCGGGGACGCCGGTAGGAACCGTCGGAGACGCGATCGGCTACCAGCGTGTCTACGCCTCAGATGAGCGCCCGATCGACGTGGCGGCCGAGGTGCGCAGCGGCGACGTCGTGCTGGTCCCCTACGGCTGGCACGGCCCCGGCCCCGTCCGCGACTGGCTGATCAGCGACGACCCGCACCACGGCTGGATCCGCCAGACCTGGGCAGGACAGGACGTAGACCCCGCCTCCCCTTCGGCGATTGACCTCGGCTGGCAGCGCGGCGACCAGCATGCGCGGCGAATTTGGGCTCGTCCTTGGTGGAGCGGGTGA
- the tkt gene encoding transketolase yields MTTLLPDLDSTAVSGELDNLAINTIRILAVDQVAAAGSGHYGFPLGASPMVHTLFHRHIVSDPANPEWVNRDRFVLSAGHGSAMLYGALHLAGFDLSIEDLRGFRQLGSRTPGHPEREVTAGVDATTGPLGQGVANAVGMAMAETMLAAQYNQSGRDLINHRTFAVVSDGDLMEGIATEAMALAGRLQLGKLVLLYDDNDVVIDGRAAQVHDAAAVCQAAAAYGWHVTGPVDGESPEAIDAAIRESLARTDAPSLIQVKTVIGFGSRLADDPSSHSGAPSADDIDTIRENLGWPESEPFHVPDIVRQHWQAFGDRGRAAFEDWQAAARTAAGVEITGGGELVIDAESAIQALADVPVASTPEAVRASSGAVMDVVARHLPVLVGGSGDLAAATFTVVPGSPVYGPDSHDGRNIAFGVREHAMGAISNGIALHGGLIPFASTFLVFASYEANALRMAALQGLQVIHVLTHDSISVGEDGPTHQPIESLPMLRATPNTLVLRPADRKEAELAWEMALLNTTGPTALILSRMPVPQLDHSEQLGDASRGGYALQPRPDANIVLAATGSEVSLCVEAAALIRAQGYEVQVVSIPSLETYSEQPEDYRSRILPPGTPRLIVEAAHPQSWGRIAGDSGDIIGISTFGASGKPAELLEHFGFTPDAVASRGLALLARLGSTEGV; encoded by the coding sequence ATGACCACCCTCCTGCCCGACCTTGATTCGACAGCCGTCTCCGGTGAGCTCGACAACCTGGCCATCAACACCATTCGAATACTCGCTGTGGACCAGGTCGCCGCTGCCGGCTCCGGCCATTACGGCTTCCCCCTGGGTGCCAGCCCGATGGTCCATACCCTGTTCCACCGGCACATCGTGTCCGATCCGGCAAATCCGGAGTGGGTCAACCGCGACCGCTTTGTATTGTCTGCGGGCCACGGTTCCGCCATGCTTTACGGGGCGCTGCACCTGGCCGGCTTTGACCTTTCCATCGAGGATTTGCGCGGCTTCCGGCAGCTGGGTTCCAGGACCCCCGGGCATCCCGAGCGCGAAGTGACCGCCGGCGTGGACGCAACCACCGGTCCACTCGGCCAGGGTGTGGCCAACGCCGTGGGCATGGCCATGGCAGAAACGATGCTGGCCGCGCAATACAACCAGTCCGGCCGCGACCTCATCAACCACCGAACCTTTGCAGTCGTCTCCGACGGCGACCTCATGGAGGGGATTGCCACTGAGGCGATGGCCTTGGCCGGCCGCCTGCAGCTGGGCAAACTCGTCCTCCTGTACGACGACAATGATGTAGTGATCGATGGGCGGGCCGCCCAGGTCCACGACGCAGCGGCGGTCTGCCAGGCAGCTGCCGCCTACGGCTGGCACGTCACCGGACCGGTCGACGGCGAATCGCCGGAGGCCATCGACGCAGCCATCCGCGAAAGTCTGGCACGCACCGATGCGCCGAGCCTCATCCAGGTCAAGACCGTCATTGGTTTTGGGAGCAGGCTCGCGGACGATCCCTCGTCGCATTCCGGCGCGCCCTCGGCTGACGACATTGATACCATCCGGGAAAACCTGGGCTGGCCCGAGAGTGAGCCGTTCCATGTTCCTGACATCGTGAGGCAGCACTGGCAGGCGTTTGGAGACCGGGGCCGCGCCGCTTTTGAGGACTGGCAGGCAGCAGCCCGCACAGCGGCTGGCGTGGAAATCACCGGCGGCGGGGAACTTGTGATCGACGCGGAGAGCGCGATTCAGGCTCTGGCCGACGTTCCGGTGGCATCAACGCCGGAAGCCGTCCGGGCATCATCAGGTGCTGTGATGGACGTCGTCGCCCGGCATCTGCCCGTTTTGGTCGGCGGATCGGGCGATCTTGCTGCAGCGACCTTCACCGTGGTTCCGGGGAGTCCGGTTTACGGACCGGACAGTCACGATGGCCGCAACATCGCGTTCGGAGTCCGGGAGCACGCCATGGGGGCGATCAGTAACGGCATAGCCCTGCACGGCGGACTGATTCCTTTCGCCAGTACGTTCCTCGTGTTCGCCAGCTACGAGGCCAACGCCCTCCGGATGGCTGCCCTGCAGGGCCTACAGGTCATCCATGTGCTCACTCACGACAGCATCTCCGTGGGCGAAGATGGGCCCACCCACCAGCCCATCGAATCACTGCCCATGCTCCGTGCTACACCTAACACCCTCGTCCTTCGCCCCGCGGACCGGAAGGAGGCTGAACTGGCGTGGGAAATGGCGCTGCTGAATACCACCGGGCCAACTGCCCTCATCCTGTCCCGGATGCCCGTTCCCCAGCTTGACCACTCCGAGCAGCTTGGAGACGCCAGCCGAGGCGGATATGCCTTGCAACCCCGGCCGGATGCCAACATTGTCCTCGCCGCCACTGGAAGCGAAGTCTCGCTGTGCGTAGAAGCGGCCGCCTTGATCCGGGCCCAAGGGTACGAAGTGCAAGTAGTCTCCATTCCTTCCCTCGAGACGTACAGCGAACAGCCGGAAGACTACCGGTCCCGAATCCTGCCGCCCGGCACTCCACGGCTTATTGTGGAGGCGGCCCATCCCCAGTCCTGGGGCCGAATCGCGGGGGACTCGGGCGACATCATCGGCATAAGCACGTTTGGCGCCTCCGGAAAACCGGCCGAGCTGCTTGAGCACTTCGGGTTCACACCCGACGCCGTAGCCTCCCGGGGACTCGCGTTGCTGGCCCGTTTGGGCAGTACTGAAGGCGTGTAG
- a CDS encoding carbohydrate ABC transporter permease yields the protein MRPQIGYKARRARASLIRTVLIVVVCLACAFPLAWMLISAFKSKLDVADPAKALLFSPTLENFGNVLSGGSFLPAFGNSLVTAVGSTALALVIGLPAAYAIARFGMKRVGVILLLVRMLPGICYLVPWYMIFTQVGLVGGFIPLIISHLLIALPMVVWIMIGFFESSSVELEEAAQVDGLTRLGAFIHIVIPLARGGIVTAGLLAFIFSWNQLLFSLILGGSRTKTLPVALFDFISYASIDWGGLMAAATLMTLPIILISIFVQKHVVAGLSAGATKG from the coding sequence GTGCGCCCGCAGATCGGCTACAAGGCCCGGCGTGCCAGGGCCTCGCTCATCCGGACCGTACTCATCGTCGTGGTCTGCCTGGCCTGCGCTTTTCCACTTGCTTGGATGCTGATTTCGGCTTTCAAATCGAAACTGGACGTCGCAGACCCGGCCAAGGCTCTCCTTTTCAGCCCGACCTTGGAAAATTTCGGGAATGTCCTCAGCGGCGGCAGCTTTCTTCCTGCGTTCGGTAACTCGTTGGTCACAGCGGTCGGATCCACCGCGCTGGCACTCGTCATCGGGCTCCCCGCCGCGTACGCCATTGCCCGGTTCGGAATGAAGCGCGTCGGTGTGATCCTCCTGTTGGTGCGGATGCTGCCTGGCATCTGCTACCTCGTGCCCTGGTACATGATCTTCACCCAGGTAGGCCTGGTAGGCGGCTTCATCCCGCTGATCATCAGCCACCTCCTCATTGCCCTGCCCATGGTGGTCTGGATCATGATCGGCTTCTTTGAATCATCTTCGGTGGAGCTTGAGGAAGCAGCCCAAGTGGACGGCCTCACCCGCCTCGGCGCCTTTATTCACATCGTCATTCCCCTGGCGCGCGGTGGCATTGTCACTGCCGGCCTGCTGGCGTTCATCTTCTCCTGGAACCAGCTGCTCTTTTCCCTGATCCTGGGCGGGTCGCGGACGAAAACGCTTCCGGTGGCCCTGTTCGACTTCATTTCCTACGCCAGCATCGACTGGGGCGGACTGATGGCGGCGGCCACGCTGATGACGCTGCCCATCATCCTGATCTCGATATTCGTACAGAAACACGTGGTGGCCGGCCTGTCCGCGGGCGCCACCAAGGGCTAG
- a CDS encoding carbohydrate ABC transporter permease has protein sequence MLNWISKNMKWTFTAPALVLTALLLVFPLIYTTWMSLHKWSGSSVKAPLWLGAGNYINLFTNDPRFVDAVGRTLLFTGVTVAAEVTLGFGIALILRKSFRGERIVRTIILLPLVATPVAISMAWLLLLEPTIGLGNQVLGAFGIPEQEFLGSASGALWLLMMIDVWQWTPMIVLIALAGLTSLPDDPYQAAVVDGASSWQQFKYLTLPLMVPTLFAGLLLRLVDSLKTFDIIYVTTKGGPGNATETLNTYGFMQAFEYTNFGRASAVLIIFFAIVLAVTLVVSKVRSKVGDLS, from the coding sequence GTGCTCAACTGGATATCAAAGAACATGAAGTGGACGTTTACGGCGCCCGCGCTGGTGCTGACGGCACTGCTCCTCGTGTTCCCCCTGATCTATACGACATGGATGAGTCTCCACAAATGGAGTGGAAGCTCCGTCAAGGCACCCCTCTGGCTGGGCGCGGGAAACTACATCAACCTTTTCACCAACGATCCGCGCTTCGTGGACGCCGTCGGTAGAACTTTGCTGTTCACCGGCGTGACGGTCGCCGCCGAAGTCACGCTTGGCTTCGGCATCGCCCTCATTCTTCGCAAGAGCTTCCGCGGCGAACGCATCGTGCGCACCATCATTCTCTTGCCGCTCGTCGCTACACCCGTGGCGATCTCCATGGCCTGGCTGCTGCTGCTGGAGCCGACCATCGGGCTGGGCAATCAAGTGCTCGGCGCTTTTGGGATCCCCGAACAGGAATTCCTTGGTTCAGCTTCCGGAGCCCTGTGGCTGCTGATGATGATCGACGTCTGGCAATGGACCCCCATGATCGTGCTGATCGCACTGGCGGGGTTGACCTCGCTTCCGGATGATCCCTACCAAGCCGCAGTGGTGGATGGTGCATCGAGCTGGCAGCAGTTCAAGTATCTGACCCTTCCGCTGATGGTCCCGACACTGTTCGCAGGCTTGCTCCTGCGCCTCGTGGACTCCCTCAAAACGTTCGACATCATCTATGTGACCACCAAGGGCGGCCCCGGGAACGCCACGGAAACGCTTAACACCTACGGCTTCATGCAGGCCTTCGAGTACACAAACTTCGGACGCGCCTCAGCCGTCCTCATTATCTTCTTTGCCATCGTCCTGGCGGTCACACTGGTCGTCTCCAAAGTCCGTTCGAAAGTCGGTGACCTGTCTTGA
- a CDS encoding sugar ABC transporter substrate-binding protein, producing MKFPKIASVVGMTVAAAIGLTACGSGGGAAAGPAESDGGNIRVLLSPHQWTTVIQKDLADFEADNKVKVEVTILNEDQVSNQVKVEFGSGSSDTDVIMYRPLQDHRQFVTNGWLMDLTDKVKADKVFDWEDFQPATRAAVTDEEGVINAVPVATARQMLFYRKDLFKAAGLSVPTTYDELMNAAKVLTKDETYGICSRGQRAQAVTALASYMYGHDADWTKDGEVYGAAAIDSKEAVEAYKYYGDLLRNYGPPGVLNMSWAECSALFQQGKAAMYTEGDDRWPEFIDPAKTKLTAAEVGFAPTPGGHPSNVPAQALAISAKSKHSGTAWKFIQWATGKEMTTKAQGEGVMGARASGWKSAETAKKFPQEVIDAVEFGAKNGVPYDRPRLIKVGEARDVVGGPMVVAIQGGDVEAAAKTAAKEFQAMIDVEKSEAQTK from the coding sequence GTGAAGTTTCCCAAAATAGCTTCTGTCGTCGGAATGACGGTGGCGGCAGCCATCGGCCTCACGGCTTGCGGTTCCGGCGGCGGTGCCGCTGCAGGCCCGGCCGAGTCTGACGGCGGCAACATCCGCGTGCTTCTGTCGCCCCATCAGTGGACCACTGTCATACAGAAGGACCTAGCTGACTTTGAGGCGGACAACAAAGTCAAGGTGGAGGTCACCATCTTGAACGAGGACCAGGTTTCCAACCAGGTCAAGGTGGAGTTCGGGTCGGGCAGCAGTGACACGGACGTCATCATGTACCGCCCGCTGCAGGACCACCGGCAGTTCGTCACCAATGGCTGGTTGATGGACCTTACGGACAAGGTGAAGGCGGACAAGGTCTTCGACTGGGAGGATTTCCAGCCGGCTACCCGTGCAGCCGTCACCGATGAGGAGGGCGTCATCAACGCCGTTCCTGTGGCCACGGCCCGCCAGATGCTCTTCTACCGAAAGGACCTCTTCAAGGCTGCCGGTCTCAGCGTCCCCACCACCTACGACGAACTGATGAACGCGGCCAAGGTGCTCACGAAGGACGAAACGTACGGCATCTGCAGCCGCGGGCAGCGCGCCCAGGCGGTGACGGCGCTGGCCTCCTACATGTACGGCCACGATGCCGACTGGACCAAGGACGGCGAGGTCTACGGTGCGGCTGCCATCGACAGCAAGGAGGCCGTCGAGGCCTACAAGTACTACGGCGACCTGCTCCGCAACTACGGCCCTCCAGGTGTGCTGAACATGTCCTGGGCTGAATGCAGCGCACTCTTCCAGCAGGGCAAAGCCGCCATGTACACCGAAGGTGACGACCGCTGGCCCGAATTCATTGATCCCGCCAAGACCAAGCTGACAGCAGCAGAAGTCGGCTTCGCACCCACCCCCGGTGGCCACCCGAGCAATGTGCCGGCGCAGGCACTGGCCATCAGCGCCAAGTCCAAGCACAGCGGCACGGCCTGGAAGTTCATCCAGTGGGCCACAGGCAAGGAAATGACCACCAAGGCCCAGGGCGAAGGCGTCATGGGTGCCCGCGCGTCGGGCTGGAAGTCAGCTGAAACGGCGAAGAAGTTCCCCCAGGAAGTCATCGACGCCGTTGAATTCGGCGCCAAGAACGGTGTGCCGTACGACCGTCCCCGCCTCATCAAGGTCGGCGAGGCTCGCGACGTCGTCGGCGGCCCCATGGTTGTAGCCATCCAGGGCGGCGACGTTGAAGCAGCAGCCAAGACGGCGGCCAAGGAATTTCAGGCCATGATCGACGTCGAAAAGTCCGAGGCACAAACCAAGTAA